One window from the genome of Rhodopirellula halodulae encodes:
- a CDS encoding DUF58 domain-containing protein, whose product MRFPDLFSSRDASRTAALQWIAKQAVEGLTAGRHRSPHKGSSVEFKEHRPYVPGDELRNIDWRAFGKSDRLYIREFEEETNLRCTLLVDRSGSMRYAGSRALQLNGSGASTGNSAGSSIGNRKQDYATSVAAAIAYMMLSSQDAVGLMTFDDHIDESLPPRTMPSHLQAMLKVLAGSSRGGETDLGTVIRQAMSKLPRRSLVVLISDGLGDAESLGRSLASLRAQRQEVVFLQVLDPDEVDFPFSDRIEFRDLENADQKEVIDSRQIRERYLESLKRHNATIEAACRRNRVDHALLTTDTPVVESLARFVTLRRGGGVSGTLDRLSSLAGASNKR is encoded by the coding sequence ATGCGTTTCCCCGACCTGTTCTCCTCCCGAGACGCATCGCGCACCGCCGCGTTGCAGTGGATTGCAAAACAGGCGGTGGAAGGCCTGACCGCAGGTCGCCATCGGTCGCCGCACAAAGGATCCAGCGTCGAGTTCAAGGAGCATCGCCCTTACGTCCCCGGTGACGAACTCAGAAACATCGACTGGCGCGCCTTTGGCAAGAGCGACCGACTCTACATTCGTGAGTTTGAGGAAGAGACGAATCTTCGCTGCACGCTGCTGGTCGACCGCAGTGGAAGCATGCGATACGCCGGTAGTCGTGCGTTGCAATTGAATGGCTCCGGCGCATCGACAGGCAACTCCGCCGGCAGTTCCATTGGCAATCGCAAACAGGATTACGCCACATCGGTCGCCGCAGCCATCGCGTACATGATGCTCTCGAGCCAAGACGCGGTGGGTTTGATGACGTTCGATGATCACATCGATGAAAGTCTGCCACCACGAACCATGCCCTCTCATTTGCAAGCCATGCTGAAAGTCTTGGCTGGCTCATCCCGTGGCGGTGAAACGGATCTTGGCACGGTGATCCGCCAGGCCATGTCGAAACTTCCCCGCCGCTCCTTGGTGGTGCTGATTTCGGACGGACTAGGTGATGCCGAATCGCTTGGCCGTTCACTCGCATCCTTGCGTGCCCAACGACAAGAAGTGGTCTTCCTGCAAGTCTTGGATCCTGATGAAGTCGACTTCCCCTTCAGTGATCGAATCGAATTTCGTGATCTAGAAAATGCGGATCAAAAAGAAGTCATCGATTCGCGACAAATTCGCGAGCGATACCTCGAGTCTCTGAAACGTCATAACGCGACCATCGAAGCCGCCTGTCGTCGCAACCGAGTCGACCATGCCCTGCTCACCACGGACACACCTGTGGTTGAGTCCCTGGCTCGCTTTGTCACGCTTCGTCGTGGTGGCGGAGTCAGCGGGACGCTGGATCGACTAAGCTCCCTCGCAGGAGCGTCGAACAAGCGATGA
- a CDS encoding trans-sulfuration enzyme family protein: MSDLKDETEFRTRAIHVGNEVDPSTGAVVPPIHFASTFQQPGAGEWGQYDYSRSGNPTRSGLQTTLASLENGCGSLAFSSGMAAIHAVTMLLESGDHVVAGTDIYGGAYRLLHQICNRSGIEVTLVDVTDLQAIENAITDRTRLIWTESIGNPRMTISDLPAIAKLGKRRGILTGVDNTFGTPALLRPLEYGIDIVMHSATKYLGGHSDCLGGTLAVADKELFDQLYFVQNATGAVLDPMSSFLIARGLKTLDLRIREQSRTALRLAEWLESHAKVRSVLYPGLASHSQHELAMQLFGQHQNGSKETHVGAMITFELDASLDQVRQVCQSTKLFRLAVSLGAVESLIEQPATMSHASYAPEARAEHGITDSLIRLSVGLESFADLRSDLEQAFAATSS; the protein is encoded by the coding sequence ATGAGCGACCTTAAAGACGAAACCGAATTCCGCACGCGGGCCATTCATGTCGGCAACGAAGTGGATCCTTCCACCGGTGCGGTGGTTCCTCCCATCCACTTTGCCAGCACCTTTCAACAGCCGGGTGCGGGCGAATGGGGGCAATACGATTACTCACGCAGCGGCAACCCAACTCGCTCCGGGTTGCAGACAACGCTCGCTTCGCTCGAGAACGGCTGCGGTTCGCTCGCGTTTTCCTCCGGCATGGCCGCCATCCATGCGGTGACGATGTTGCTGGAGAGCGGTGATCACGTGGTCGCCGGCACGGACATCTACGGCGGTGCCTACCGACTGCTGCACCAAATCTGCAACCGCAGTGGCATCGAGGTCACACTGGTGGACGTGACCGACCTGCAGGCAATTGAAAATGCAATCACAGACCGAACTCGACTGATTTGGACGGAATCGATCGGCAATCCTCGGATGACGATCTCCGACCTTCCTGCCATCGCGAAACTTGGCAAACGTCGAGGCATCCTGACCGGCGTAGACAACACGTTCGGCACGCCCGCGTTGTTGCGTCCGCTGGAATATGGCATCGACATCGTCATGCATTCCGCAACGAAGTACCTCGGCGGTCACAGTGACTGCTTGGGTGGTACGCTCGCGGTCGCAGACAAGGAACTTTTTGACCAACTCTACTTCGTGCAGAACGCAACGGGAGCGGTATTGGATCCCATGAGTAGTTTTCTGATTGCTCGTGGCTTGAAGACTTTGGACCTTCGCATTCGCGAACAATCTCGCACCGCACTTCGACTGGCGGAGTGGTTGGAATCACACGCGAAAGTTCGTTCGGTGTTGTACCCAGGCCTGGCATCGCATTCCCAACACGAGTTGGCGATGCAGCTGTTTGGTCAGCACCAGAATGGATCGAAGGAAACGCACGTTGGTGCAATGATCACGTTCGAATTGGACGCGAGCCTGGACCAAGTCCGTCAGGTGTGCCAATCAACCAAACTGTTCCGTCTAGCGGTCAGTCTTGGGGCGGTGGAATCATTGATCGAACAGCCCGCGACCATGTCGCATGCGTCTTACGCACCCGAAGCCCGCGCGGAACACGGCATCACCGATTCGTTGATTCGACTGTCGGTCGGGCTGGAATCTTTCGCCGATCTGCGGTCGGACCTCGAACAGGCTTTCGCGGCGACTTCGTCATAG
- a CDS encoding trans-sulfuration enzyme family protein, with amino-acid sequence MKPIAIDPVESTGVPSRAAGPSSTGLSTRCVHGDLSSDATSRQQAEGAITAPIYTASTFTFESTDRLLDFVEGREDREEYGRYGNPNERLVEKKLAALDNAEDAVVYSSGMAAIVGLLMSRLSSGDEIIFFDQCYHRSREFCGKHLAKFGVVTRQVPTGDFAAMEAAITPRTKMLVSESPTNPHLTCVDLEQFVALGKAHEIETLIDATLATPLNLRPLDYGVDYVWHSATKYLGGHNDLLAGVISGRKELLDPIRALRGCLGSVNSAHSMYLLERGLKTFSLRMQRHNENGLAVAEFLDQHPKVDRVYYPGLTNHPSHDIAKEQMVGFGGLITFTVKDADWKTTSRVVDAARIARIAPSLGGTESLIEQPLVMSYFKYSPEERERFGIADNMIRFSCGIEDSADLIADLDQALAAV; translated from the coding sequence TCGCAATTGATCCGGTCGAATCGACCGGCGTACCGTCTCGCGCAGCGGGACCTTCTTCCACGGGCCTATCGACCCGCTGCGTCCATGGCGACTTGTCGTCAGACGCGACCTCCCGGCAGCAGGCCGAAGGAGCCATCACGGCTCCCATCTACACGGCCTCGACCTTTACCTTCGAATCCACCGATCGTTTATTGGATTTCGTGGAGGGTCGGGAAGATCGCGAGGAATACGGTCGATACGGCAACCCCAACGAACGGCTGGTCGAAAAGAAATTGGCCGCCCTGGACAACGCGGAAGACGCCGTCGTCTACTCCAGCGGCATGGCGGCGATCGTCGGTCTACTGATGAGTCGCCTGTCTTCGGGCGATGAGATCATTTTCTTCGACCAGTGTTACCATCGCAGCCGCGAATTTTGTGGCAAGCACTTGGCGAAGTTTGGTGTCGTCACTCGGCAAGTTCCCACCGGTGACTTCGCCGCGATGGAAGCCGCCATCACGCCACGCACCAAAATGCTGGTCAGCGAATCGCCCACCAACCCGCACCTGACTTGTGTGGACTTGGAACAATTCGTCGCACTCGGCAAAGCGCACGAAATCGAAACACTGATCGACGCCACCTTGGCGACCCCGCTGAACCTTCGCCCCTTGGATTACGGCGTGGATTACGTTTGGCATTCCGCGACAAAGTATTTGGGCGGTCACAACGACTTGTTGGCGGGAGTCATCTCCGGCCGAAAAGAATTGCTCGATCCGATCCGAGCCCTCCGTGGTTGCCTGGGCAGCGTCAACTCGGCTCACAGCATGTATCTGCTGGAACGAGGTCTGAAGACATTCTCTTTGCGGATGCAACGTCACAACGAAAACGGTTTGGCGGTCGCTGAGTTCTTGGATCAGCACCCAAAGGTTGACCGAGTCTACTACCCAGGACTAACCAACCATCCGTCGCACGACATTGCCAAAGAGCAAATGGTGGGCTTCGGTGGATTGATCACGTTCACCGTCAAAGACGCCGATTGGAAGACGACCTCCCGAGTCGTCGACGCGGCTCGCATCGCTCGTATCGCCCCCAGCCTCGGCGGCACAGAATCGCTGATCGAACAACCGCTGGTGATGAGTTACTTCAAGTACTCGCCCGAAGAACGCGAGCGGTTTGGCATTGCAGACAACATGATCCGATTTTCATGTGGCATCGAAGACTCCGCAGACCTGATCGCCGATCTGGATCAAGCGTTGGCAGCCGTTTGA